The proteins below come from a single Balaenoptera acutorostrata chromosome 2, mBalAcu1.1, whole genome shotgun sequence genomic window:
- the CDC37 gene encoding hsp90 co-chaperone Cdc37, protein MVDYSVWDHIEVSDDEDETHPNIDTASLFRWRHQARVERMEQFQKEKEELDRGCRECKRKVAECQRKLQELEVAEGKGSRAELERLQAEAQQLRKEERSWEQKLEEMRKKEKSMPWNVDTLSKDGFSKSMVNTKPEQAEEESEEVREQKHKTFVEKYEKQIKHFGMLRRWDDSQKYLSDNVHLVCEETANYLVIWCIDLEVEEKCALMEQVAHQTIVMQFILELAKSLKVDPRACFRQFFTKIKTADRQYMEGFNDELEAFKDRVRGRAKLRIEKAMKEYEEEERKKRLGPGGLDPVEVYESLPEELQKCFDVKDVQMLQDAISKMDPTDAKYHMQRCIDSGLWVPNSKSSEAKEEEEAGPGDPLLEASKPGDEKDVSA, encoded by the exons ATGGTGGACTACAGCGTGTGGGACCACATCGAGGTGTCTGACGATGAAGACGAGACGCACCCCAACATCGACACAGCCAGCCTCTTCCGCTGGCGGCATCAG GCCCGGGTAGAGCGCATGGAgcagttccagaaagagaaggaggagctgGACAGGGGCTGTCGTGAGTGCAAGCGCAAGGTGGCCGAGTGCCAGCGGAAGCTACAGGAGCTGGAGGTGGCCGAGGGCAAGGGCAGCAGGGCCGAGCTGGAACGGCTGCAGGCCGAGGCACAGCAGCTGCGCAAGGAGGAGCGCAGCTGGGAGCAGAAGCTAGAGGAGATGCGCAAGAAGGAGAAGAGCATGCCCTGGAACGTGGACACGCTCAGCAAGGACGGCTTCAGCAAG AGCATGGTCAATACCAAGCCTGAGCAGGCGGAGGAGGAGTCGGAGGAGGTGAGGGAACAGAAACACAAAACCTTCGTGGAGAAGTATGAGAAACAGATCAAGCACTTCG GCATGCTCCGCCGCTGGGACGACAGCCAGAAGTACCTGTCGGACAACGTCcacctggtgtgcgaggagaccGCCAACTACCTGGTCATCTGGTGCATTGACCTAGAGGTAGAGGAG AAATGTGCGCTGATGGAGCAGGTGGCCCACCAGACCATCGTCATGCAGTTCATCCTGGAGCTGGCCAAGAGCCTGAAGGTGGACCCCCGTGCCTGCTTCCGGCAGTTCTTCACCAAGATCAAG ACTGCCGACCGTCAGTACATGGAGGGCTTCAACGATGAGCTGGAGGCCTTCAAAGACCGCGTGCGGGGCCGGGCCAAGCTGCGCATCGAGAAGGCCATGAAGGAGTATGAGGAGGAGGAGCGCAAGAAGCGGCTCGGCCCCGGCGGCCTGGACCCCGTCGAGGTCTACGAGTCCCTCCCTGAG GAACTCCAGAAATGCTTTGACGTGAAGGATGTGCAGATGCTCCAAGATGCCATCAGCAAGATGGACCCCACC GACGCGAAGTACCACATGCAGCGCTGCATCGACTCTGGCCTCTGGGTCCCCAACTCCAAGTCCAGTGAGgccaaagaagaggaggaggcggGTCCCGGGGACCCCTTGCTGGAAGCCTCCAAGCCAGGCGACGAGAAAGACGTCAGCGCGTGA